The segment GGCTTGAGCCGGATGAGGTGAAAGCTTCAAGTCCGGTTCTGAGGGGGCGGGGAGACAGCAATGTTTCCCTGCTACCCGACCAACTTCAGTTTTGGCCTGACTGACCCAGCTGTGCAGTCGGCTGTAGGAGATCCCCAAGTCCAGGGCGGCCTTTGTGACCGTCATGCCCTCACGGGTAGCGAGCTGAACCGCTTGTTGTTTGAACTCTGGGGTGTATTCGGTTGCTTTTTTGCGTGCCATGAACTTGATAAGGTTTTGTTGACGCTCAGTTGATCCCGCAGAATGGGAGAAGACTTATGCGCAAAACGCCCACCAAATATACCGCAGA is part of the Deinococcus roseus genome and harbors:
- a CDS encoding transposase — protein: MARKKATEYTPEFKQQAVQLATREGMTVTKAALDLGISYSRLHSWVSQAKTEVGRVAGKHCCLPAPSEPDLKLSPHPAQA